A stretch of Aureispira sp. CCB-E DNA encodes these proteins:
- a CDS encoding alpha/beta hydrolase-fold protein produces MQLHQLTLWMLLLLSSSFLAAQKTLNIKSKTAFTIGETLEVESAILGENRVLNIYLPNGYSKESSKTYPVIYLLDGSIDEDFIHIAGLVQFGSFSWINLLPETIVVGIGNVDRKRDFTYPTNNEKDKKDFPTTGGSEKFIRFIAKELQPFIAKEYAINDTKTLIGQSLGGLLATEILFKQPNLFDNYIIVSPSLWWDDQSLLSWNLPTYTTSKSIYIAVGKEGKVMEGTAKELYKKVSVLDKKNTKTFFEFLEAQDHGDALHLAVYKAFESIFEKVKEKE; encoded by the coding sequence ATGCAATTACACCAGTTAACCTTATGGATGCTTTTGTTGCTAAGCAGCTCTTTTTTAGCTGCACAAAAGACATTAAACATCAAAAGCAAAACAGCATTTACGATAGGAGAGACGCTTGAAGTAGAGTCTGCTATCTTGGGCGAAAATCGAGTGCTAAACATCTATCTTCCCAATGGCTATTCTAAAGAATCTTCTAAAACGTATCCTGTCATTTACCTATTAGATGGTTCCATTGACGAAGATTTTATTCATATTGCAGGTTTGGTACAATTTGGCTCCTTCTCGTGGATTAACTTACTACCTGAAACGATAGTTGTTGGTATTGGGAATGTAGACCGAAAACGAGATTTTACTTATCCTACTAATAATGAAAAAGACAAGAAAGATTTTCCAACAACGGGTGGATCAGAGAAATTTATTCGTTTTATAGCAAAAGAGTTGCAGCCATTCATTGCAAAAGAATATGCTATTAATGATACCAAAACTTTGATAGGGCAATCATTAGGAGGGCTTTTGGCAACAGAAATATTATTTAAGCAACCTAACTTATTTGACAATTATATTATTGTTAGTCCTAGTTTGTGGTGGGATGACCAATCTTTACTATCTTGGAATTTACCAACCTATACGACTTCAAAGTCGATTTACATAGCCGTGGGAAAAGAAGGAAAAGTAATGGAAGGAACTGCTAAGGAATTGTACAAAAAAGTGAGTGTCTTAGACAAAAAAAATACAAAAACATTTTTTGAATTTTTAGAAGCACAGGATCATGGAGATGCACTGCATTTAGCTGTTTATAAGGCATTTGAAAGTATATTTGAAAAAGTAAAGGAAAAAGAGTAA
- a CDS encoding S41 family peptidase: MKNFCWILFHLICLSAYGQDSAKFNLNFEKKTTDKPLPDGWLQWGDYQLGVSEKGYSGNYAAKIVSTESDLNFGSIAYHIPAKYEGKKIKLEGFMKIKNVADGFAGLLLRIDGNGTSLAFDNMQSQGIKGTKDWKKYSIELPYPEEGEQIFVAGILVGQGEAWFDDFVLTIDGEDVQTLKEVKRKRLPAALDKEFIKGSAITSIVINEQNVANLELLGRIWGLMKYHHPKVAKGNYNWDFELFRMLPQYLNITDDRMRDRYLLKWLSKYGGLKTCNDCASTETDALLKPDLAWVHDSSIGKKLQKKLEEIYKNRHQGENYYVEMAVGVGNPKFLHENAYENMPYPDTGFRLLAAFKYWNMIHYYFPYKHLMDKDWNEALKTYIPKFIEAQDELEYELAAVQMIGDIQDTHANLWGGNNKIMEWKGKYYPPIHTRFIENQLVVVDYYNLEHKASVGLNIGAVITKINGTPVEALVKEKAPYYPASNQPTRLRDISRDILRSNDQKVKIEYEQDGKVSTKMLTLYDPKSLNYYAWYRKKEGKCYKLLSDEIGYITLATIQSEDIEAIKNLFAHTKGVVIDIRNYPSTFVPFLLGSYLVSSPTPFVKFTKGNVNNPGEFTYTSPLSIPASGDLYGGKVVVLVNELSQSQAEYTAMAFRAGHNTTIVGSTTAGADGNVSKILLPGGLSTMISGIGVYYPNGAETQRIGIVPDVEVLPTIKGIRNGKDELLEKAIELIEKE; this comes from the coding sequence ATGAAAAATTTTTGTTGGATACTATTCCATTTGATTTGCCTAAGTGCGTATGGTCAAGATAGCGCTAAGTTTAATTTGAATTTTGAGAAAAAAACAACAGATAAACCATTGCCTGATGGATGGCTTCAATGGGGCGATTATCAGTTGGGGGTTAGTGAAAAAGGATATTCAGGTAATTATGCCGCAAAGATTGTGTCTACAGAAAGCGATTTGAATTTTGGTTCAATAGCTTATCATATTCCAGCCAAATACGAAGGGAAGAAGATTAAGTTAGAAGGATTTATGAAAATAAAGAATGTTGCCGATGGATTTGCGGGATTGCTGTTGAGAATTGACGGAAATGGAACGAGTTTGGCTTTTGATAATATGCAAAGCCAAGGAATTAAGGGGACAAAGGATTGGAAAAAATATAGTATCGAATTGCCTTATCCAGAAGAAGGAGAACAGATTTTTGTAGCAGGCATTCTTGTTGGACAAGGGGAAGCTTGGTTTGATGATTTTGTATTGACAATTGATGGCGAGGATGTGCAAACATTAAAAGAGGTAAAAAGGAAACGCTTACCAGCTGCTTTAGACAAAGAGTTTATTAAAGGGTCAGCAATAACGTCCATTGTTATCAACGAACAAAATGTTGCTAATTTAGAATTGTTAGGGCGTATTTGGGGGTTAATGAAATACCATCATCCTAAAGTAGCCAAAGGAAATTATAATTGGGATTTTGAGTTGTTCCGTATGTTGCCGCAGTACTTGAACATAACCGATGATAGAATGCGGGATCGTTACCTGCTCAAATGGCTATCAAAATATGGTGGTCTAAAAACTTGTAACGATTGTGCTTCAACAGAAACGGATGCTTTGCTCAAACCAGATTTGGCTTGGGTGCACGACTCTAGTATAGGCAAAAAACTACAAAAAAAATTAGAAGAGATTTACAAGAATCGGCACCAAGGTGAAAATTATTATGTGGAAATGGCAGTAGGAGTTGGCAATCCTAAATTTTTGCACGAAAATGCTTATGAAAATATGCCTTACCCCGATACTGGCTTTCGGCTATTAGCCGCTTTTAAGTATTGGAATATGATTCATTACTACTTCCCTTACAAGCATTTAATGGATAAAGACTGGAATGAAGCTTTGAAAACATACATTCCTAAATTTATTGAGGCACAAGATGAATTGGAATATGAGTTGGCAGCTGTGCAAATGATTGGCGATATTCAAGACACACATGCCAATCTTTGGGGAGGCAATAATAAAATTATGGAATGGAAGGGAAAGTATTACCCTCCTATTCATACTCGATTTATTGAGAATCAATTAGTCGTCGTAGATTATTATAATTTAGAACACAAAGCATCCGTAGGACTGAATATAGGAGCCGTTATTACTAAAATAAATGGAACACCCGTTGAAGCTCTTGTTAAAGAAAAGGCACCTTATTATCCTGCGTCTAATCAACCTACTCGTTTGAGAGATATTTCAAGAGATATTTTACGTTCTAATGACCAAAAGGTGAAAATAGAATACGAACAAGATGGAAAAGTAAGTACCAAGATGTTGACTTTATATGACCCTAAGTCATTGAATTATTATGCTTGGTATCGAAAAAAGGAAGGCAAGTGTTACAAGTTGCTGAGCGATGAGATTGGTTATATTACGTTGGCAACCATTCAATCTGAAGATATAGAGGCGATCAAAAATTTGTTTGCACACACCAAAGGGGTGGTTATTGATATTAGAAATTATCCATCTACATTTGTTCCTTTTTTGCTAGGGTCTTATTTGGTATCAAGCCCAACCCCTTTTGTGAAATTTACAAAAGGGAATGTCAATAATCCTGGTGAATTTACATACACTAGTCCGTTGAGTATTCCTGCTTCTGGAGACCTCTATGGAGGAAAAGTAGTCGTCTTAGTCAATGAGTTGTCTCAAAGTCAGGCAGAGTACACGGCAATGGCATTTAGAGCAGGACACAATACAACAATTGTTGGGAGTACAACAGCGGGAGCCGATGGAAATGTTTCTAAAATTCTTTTACCTGGTGGGCTAAGTACAATGATTTCGGGCATAGGGGTTTATTATCCCAATGGAGCAGAAACACAGCGTATTGGTATTGTACCTGATGTAGAAGTACTGCCGACCATAAAGGGAATTAGAAATGGCAAGGATGAATTGTTGGAAAAGGCAATTGAGTTGATTGAAAAAGAATAG
- the corA gene encoding magnesium/cobalt transporter CorA yields MARFIKKKKEEIGLAPDDLLFRGKPKVSEVRLRVIDFDAVNLIENVVNEVKDVLSFQEKDTVTWFNIDGLHNTSIMEELAAGFHLEHLILADVLNTQARPKVEEHDNCIFLSIKMLQHDADSDMITVENLSLIITPSVLISFQEKDGDVFEPVRDRIRKQKKRIRNGGTDYLAFALLDIVIDNYIYIIGVLGQKIESLEEYLLNDPSQAVVEKINAYKRELNFLRKNIKPAKEMILAFNKLDSDLIGEGDIVIHLKELEDNINHATELTDSYREILSDQLNIYHTTISSKLNDIMKFLTVFSVIFIPLTFIAGIYGTNFDYIPELKYRYSYFIMWVVMIVVAVGMLIYFKLKKWF; encoded by the coding sequence ATGGCAAGGTTTATTAAAAAAAAGAAAGAAGAAATAGGCTTGGCTCCTGACGATCTGTTATTCCGAGGAAAGCCAAAAGTTAGTGAAGTTCGTTTGCGTGTCATAGACTTTGATGCTGTTAATCTTATTGAAAATGTTGTGAATGAGGTAAAAGATGTTTTATCTTTTCAAGAGAAGGATACGGTCACTTGGTTTAACATAGATGGCTTGCACAATACATCTATTATGGAGGAATTGGCTGCTGGATTTCATTTGGAACACCTTATTTTGGCGGATGTACTCAACACACAAGCTAGACCTAAAGTAGAAGAGCATGATAATTGTATTTTTTTATCTATCAAAATGTTGCAACATGATGCAGATTCCGATATGATTACGGTTGAAAATTTGAGCTTGATTATAACTCCTAGTGTGCTGATTTCTTTTCAAGAGAAGGATGGCGATGTTTTTGAACCCGTGCGTGATCGGATTAGGAAACAAAAAAAACGCATTAGAAATGGAGGGACGGACTATCTTGCTTTTGCTTTGTTGGATATTGTTATAGATAATTATATTTATATTATTGGAGTACTTGGACAAAAAATTGAATCCTTAGAGGAGTATTTGTTGAATGACCCAAGCCAAGCTGTTGTTGAAAAAATTAATGCTTACAAGCGTGAACTTAACTTTTTAAGAAAGAACATCAAGCCTGCTAAAGAAATGATTCTGGCATTTAATAAGCTAGATTCTGATTTAATAGGAGAAGGGGATATTGTTATTCATCTTAAAGAATTGGAGGACAATATTAATCATGCGACAGAGTTAACCGATAGTTACCGAGAAATTTTATCGGATCAATTGAATATATACCATACCACGATCAGTAGTAAGTTAAACGATATTATGAAATTCCTAACGGTGTTTTCTGTCATTTTCATTCCGCTGACATTCATTGCAGGAATTTATGGAACCAACTTCGATTATATTCCTGAATTAAAATACCGATATAGTTACTTTATCATGTGGGTAGTTATGATTGTGGTAGCCGTAGGAATGTTGATTTACTTTAAATTAAAAAAATGGTTTTAA
- a CDS encoding OmpA family protein — translation MQRRNSLYALITAIGLMAWVAAGSYLFSENCCGTSVDSYNGALGGTMLIEDGNAFRLETQKTILFPENSAKPILYQEVSEQLMEVVRYVKSNPIKKVTIRGLFTENESGGAQLGRERAEAIRQQLFVNSETPAYQIAVEAGLRKNLLVDVDNKMVFGAIEFLFTCMAPFKVEDIATKFKIEADNNFVFNYASVDFLLSLPPAMEDVLKQLVAYLKENPQRQLILTGYNHPDEGNGTVFENLGWARANKMRSLLVQLGADARQVAIKGVADERLAVFNSALYNKFLPNAMGFELDVLQPTRAKQYDRKYAKIEKELKEMQVFRFKDFGQKTNKIIMNDKLKAYMNDLILYISMNKKAKIYCVGHSNPSKTKEESAVNGSQRAEYVRGFLKKHGILEDRIETTTAGDSHPLGEENTKYGQQINRRVDLFISYDGSQPKLYALPPLETEKKKNLVKKTKKKNSVDSVAKRTINTPKIDSLK, via the coding sequence ATGCAAAGAAGAAATAGTTTATACGCTTTGATAACTGCTATAGGGCTGATGGCTTGGGTAGCAGCAGGAAGCTATTTGTTCTCTGAGAATTGTTGTGGTACAAGCGTAGATAGTTATAATGGCGCTCTTGGAGGCACAATGTTGATTGAAGATGGAAATGCTTTTCGTCTCGAAACTCAAAAAACGATACTTTTTCCTGAAAATAGTGCGAAACCAATCCTTTATCAAGAAGTTAGCGAACAGTTGATGGAAGTGGTGCGTTACGTCAAATCTAATCCTATCAAAAAGGTGACGATTAGAGGTCTTTTTACAGAGAATGAATCTGGTGGTGCCCAATTGGGGCGAGAACGGGCAGAAGCAATTCGGCAACAATTATTTGTCAATTCCGAAACGCCAGCATATCAAATTGCCGTAGAAGCTGGGCTGCGAAAAAATTTATTGGTAGATGTTGACAATAAAATGGTTTTTGGAGCTATAGAATTTCTTTTTACTTGTATGGCTCCTTTTAAAGTAGAGGATATAGCAACAAAGTTCAAAATAGAGGCAGATAATAACTTTGTTTTTAATTATGCTAGTGTTGACTTTTTGCTAAGCCTACCGCCTGCTATGGAGGATGTGCTAAAGCAACTAGTTGCTTACCTAAAAGAAAATCCTCAACGTCAACTAATATTGACAGGATACAATCATCCGGACGAAGGGAATGGTACCGTATTTGAAAATTTGGGATGGGCAAGAGCAAACAAAATGCGAAGCTTATTGGTGCAATTGGGGGCTGATGCTCGCCAAGTTGCTATCAAAGGTGTAGCAGACGAACGATTGGCGGTGTTTAATTCGGCACTTTATAATAAGTTTTTACCCAATGCAATGGGATTTGAGTTGGACGTGCTGCAACCGACACGTGCGAAACAATATGACCGAAAATATGCCAAAATTGAAAAAGAACTAAAGGAAATGCAGGTTTTTCGTTTCAAAGATTTTGGTCAAAAAACAAACAAAATTATCATGAATGATAAGCTAAAAGCTTACATGAATGATTTAATTTTGTATATTAGTATGAACAAAAAGGCCAAAATTTATTGTGTTGGTCATAGTAATCCATCTAAAACAAAAGAGGAAAGTGCTGTTAATGGCAGCCAAAGAGCGGAGTATGTTCGTGGCTTCTTGAAAAAGCATGGTATACTAGAAGATCGTATAGAAACAACCACTGCTGGGGATTCGCATCCTCTAGGAGAGGAGAATACAAAATATGGCCAACAAATTAATAGAAGGGTAGACTTGTTTATTTCTTATGATGGAAGTCAACCTAAACTATATGCTTTGCCACCTTTGGAAACAGAGAAAAAAAAGAATCTAGTTAAAAAAACAAAGAAAAAAAACTCTGTTGATTCGGTCGCAAAAAGAACGATAAATACACCAAAAATAGATTCGCTTAAGTAA